A genomic stretch from Chitinophaga agri includes:
- a CDS encoding 2Fe-2S iron-sulfur cluster-binding protein, protein MKGSDISYKVTLTQSEKEVIWTPKKGTILELCESVGVDPDFSCRTGTCTTCEAKLLKGTTEYETEPYMEPTNGNILICCSIPTSDIEIAL, encoded by the coding sequence ATGAAAGGCAGTGATATCAGCTACAAAGTGACGCTAACGCAATCTGAAAAAGAAGTTATCTGGACACCAAAAAAGGGTACCATACTGGAGCTCTGCGAATCAGTGGGCGTAGATCCGGATTTCAGTTGCAGAACGGGTACCTGTACCACCTGTGAGGCAAAGCTTCTTAAAGGAACCACCGAATATGAGACAGAGCCTTATATGGAACCGACGAACGGAAACATCCTCATCTGCTGCTCAATACCCACTTCCGACATTGAAATAGCATTATAA
- a CDS encoding helix-turn-helix transcriptional regulator, producing MVYKKVKPHKELAPFIHFYWELNGNESEKQWERVFPDGCAGIILNLGNKCLTDNGGLSMESGKTYVVGAMNVFKDSFIDNDTHLVGVCLKPATFANFYSYASQNELTNNTVELERSNSFNIDKACENLFHYFDGFYSERIKTKTNQLHAVINDIHCSKGTISVYDLAKKNFITVRQLERNFKKFIGLSPKEYAGIIRFQHALSLIKDSKQTRSLFDIALECGYYDHSHLSLEIKRNTGLSPSLL from the coding sequence ATGGTATATAAAAAAGTAAAACCTCACAAAGAATTAGCGCCCTTTATTCATTTTTATTGGGAACTGAACGGAAACGAATCTGAGAAACAATGGGAGCGGGTTTTTCCGGACGGCTGTGCAGGCATTATATTGAACTTAGGGAATAAATGTCTGACAGATAATGGGGGACTTTCAATGGAATCCGGGAAAACTTACGTGGTGGGTGCAATGAATGTTTTCAAGGACAGCTTCATTGATAACGATACACATTTAGTTGGGGTATGTCTGAAACCGGCAACTTTTGCTAATTTCTATAGTTATGCTTCGCAGAATGAGTTGACAAATAACACTGTCGAATTAGAAAGATCCAACTCGTTTAATATTGATAAGGCATGTGAAAATCTATTCCATTATTTTGATGGTTTTTATTCTGAAAGAATAAAAACAAAAACCAATCAATTGCATGCTGTCATTAACGATATACATTGCTCGAAAGGAACAATCAGCGTTTACGACCTGGCGAAAAAAAATTTTATAACCGTAAGACAGCTGGAGCGGAATTTTAAAAAGTTCATCGGACTGTCTCCAAAAGAATATGCGGGTATTATCCGTTTTCAGCATGCTTTGTCTCTGATCAAAGATTCGAAGCAAACCCGCAGTTTGTTCGATATAGCTCTTGAATGTGGCTATTATGATCATTCACATCTTAGTCTTGAAATCAAACGAAATACAGGGCTTTCACCATCGTTACTTTAA
- a CDS encoding dihydrofolate reductase family protein, with translation MRKISLFIAMSLDGYIAKPNDDLSFLKLVEKEGEDYGYAEFTSQIDTVIIGRRTYDYVVNEIGPSHYDNGQRDVYVITRTERPPIGRTIFYTGDLTELVDRLKSENGKNIYCDGGAEVINELLKHDLIDDFVISVIPVLVGSGTRLFKDGIPEQPLEFITAKAFDTGLTQLHYKRKR, from the coding sequence ATGCGAAAAATTTCACTTTTCATTGCTATGAGCTTAGACGGTTATATTGCCAAACCCAATGACGATCTAAGCTTTTTGAAATTAGTAGAAAAAGAAGGAGAGGATTATGGCTATGCGGAATTTACATCCCAAATTGATACCGTAATTATTGGCAGAAGGACCTATGACTATGTAGTTAACGAAATCGGGCCATCTCATTATGATAACGGACAGCGAGATGTTTATGTCATTACAAGAACGGAGAGACCGCCAATAGGCAGAACGATTTTTTATACAGGTGACTTAACCGAACTTGTTGACCGTTTAAAATCAGAAAATGGTAAAAATATCTATTGCGATGGGGGAGCAGAAGTAATCAATGAGCTATTAAAGCACGACTTAATAGACGATTTTGTTATCTCGGTTATTCCGGTTCTGGTAGGTAGCGGGACAAGACTTTTCAAAGACGGAATACCTGAGCAGCCCCTGGAATTTATTACGGCAAAAGCATTTGATACCGGACTGACGCAACTGCATTACAAGCGTAAAAGGTAG
- a CDS encoding phosphatase PAP2 family protein: protein MNKIILYGITLISIITFALIACNKDIEGRTENIPALTPVNPDLNAGTWKPVLLTSPAEFHVDSPGGTKTPDYIAQINEIKAWQADLSAEEKRIVKYWSAGGILRWNEIMRELVAKHNLPPYQNEDGTYPVPNASNPLAYPLFPFANPPYAARAYAYVAAAQYDALVAAWYYKARYKRPAPYQVDSSLNVLIPRSGLPSYPSEDAVMAGAAAEMMKLLFPGDQDFIQQKAEEQKLARMIAGANVRSDIEAGEALGKAVAQKFVARARGDRAGAAGGTPALWKQLEDDCMAKGETPWQSLETPKRPPMLPLYGKVKPFLFDSLTVIALRPGPPPSTSGDEMKREVEEVYTQTSRPTRENIRIIHFWSDGVGTYTPTGHWMSIAAEDFLTKNYSEVRWARNIALLAMAEMDAAIVCWDTKYFYFNPRPSQMNPNIKSLTGVPNFPSYISGHSTFSGAASRLLGHLIPERAAAYDAMAEEAARSRFLGGLHYDKSDCQVGLVVGRNVGNYAIKRAQMDGAE, encoded by the coding sequence ATGAATAAAATCATTCTATACGGGATTACCCTTATCTCGATAATAACTTTCGCCCTCATCGCCTGTAACAAAGATATTGAAGGCAGAACGGAGAATATTCCGGCACTGACACCTGTTAATCCGGACCTGAATGCAGGAACATGGAAACCGGTATTACTGACATCCCCAGCGGAGTTTCATGTAGACTCACCGGGAGGTACCAAAACACCGGATTACATTGCACAGATCAATGAAATTAAAGCCTGGCAGGCAGACCTCAGCGCAGAAGAAAAACGCATTGTAAAATACTGGAGTGCGGGCGGCATCTTACGGTGGAACGAGATCATGCGGGAGCTGGTCGCAAAGCATAATCTGCCGCCCTACCAGAACGAGGACGGCACCTATCCCGTACCTAACGCCAGCAATCCGCTGGCCTATCCACTCTTCCCGTTCGCGAATCCGCCTTATGCTGCAAGAGCCTATGCCTATGTGGCTGCGGCACAATACGACGCACTGGTAGCCGCCTGGTATTATAAGGCACGGTACAAACGCCCGGCGCCTTATCAGGTAGATAGTTCACTGAATGTACTGATACCCCGGTCCGGGCTGCCGTCCTATCCTTCTGAGGATGCAGTGATGGCGGGTGCAGCTGCGGAGATGATGAAGCTGCTCTTCCCGGGAGATCAGGACTTCATTCAGCAGAAAGCGGAAGAGCAGAAGCTGGCACGTATGATTGCCGGCGCCAATGTCCGTAGTGATATCGAAGCCGGGGAAGCATTAGGCAAGGCAGTGGCCCAGAAATTTGTTGCCAGAGCAAGAGGCGACCGGGCTGGTGCAGCGGGTGGTACGCCTGCCTTATGGAAGCAACTGGAAGATGATTGTATGGCGAAGGGAGAAACACCGTGGCAAAGCCTGGAAACACCTAAACGTCCGCCGATGCTGCCTTTATATGGCAAGGTAAAGCCCTTCCTCTTCGACTCACTGACGGTCATCGCCTTACGCCCCGGTCCACCACCTTCTACGTCCGGTGATGAGATGAAACGAGAAGTGGAGGAAGTATATACACAGACCTCACGCCCGACACGGGAGAACATACGGATCATACATTTCTGGTCGGATGGTGTGGGCACCTACACGCCGACCGGACACTGGATGTCCATTGCTGCGGAAGACTTCCTTACCAAAAACTATAGCGAGGTCCGCTGGGCACGTAATATTGCCTTACTGGCGATGGCAGAAATGGACGCGGCGATCGTTTGCTGGGATACCAAGTATTTCTATTTTAATCCGCGACCCAGTCAGATGAACCCCAATATTAAGTCCCTGACGGGTGTACCGAATTTCCCTTCCTATATATCAGGGCATTCCACATTCAGCGGGGCGGCGTCCAGGCTACTGGGGCACCTTATTCCCGAGAGAGCGGCAGCCTATGATGCAATGGCGGAAGAAGCGGCCAGGTCGAGGTTTCTCGGCGGACTGCATTATGATAAAAGCGATTGCCAGGTGGGATTGGTTGTAGGGAGGAATGTGGGAAATTACGCGATCAAGCGGGCACAGATGGATGGCGCAGAATGA